One Gossypium hirsutum isolate 1008001.06 chromosome A08, Gossypium_hirsutum_v2.1, whole genome shotgun sequence genomic window, AAATTGTTTCATTCAGATTTACTTTAACTGCAGGTAATAGTGGATATGAGAGAGTTCATGAGTAGTCTTCCAAATGTCCTTCATCAGAAGGGCATGCTTATAATCCCAGTAACCTTAGAAGTTGGTGATTATGTTCTCTCACCACTTATTTGCGTTGAAAGGAAAAGCATTCAAGATCTTTTTATGAGTTTCACATCAGGTCGTCTTTACCACCAAGTGGAAACTATGGTTCGTTATTACCGAATACCGGTTCTTCTAATTGAGTTTTCACAAGACAAAAGCTTTTCATTTCAGGTAACATGAATTCAATCTTCTGCAATGACTGATAAAAAGAAAGTTAGTGGATTGCCCTTTAATGTTTTGTTGGAATGCTGTATGCAGTCTGCAAGTGATATTGGTGATGATGTAACACCAACTAATATTATATCCAAACTGTCATTACTTGTTCTGCATTTTCCCCGCCTACGAATCATCTGGTCTCGGAGCTTGCATGCAACTGCTGAAATATTTGCTTCTCTTAAGGCAAATCAGGATGAACCCGATGAGACAAAGGCAATGAGAGTTGGTGTACCCTCAGAAGAGGGTATCATAGAAAATGATGTTAGGTAAGCTGCgtggtctttttcttttttcggcATTTCATAGATCTTTCTTCCAGTGTAAGAAGTAATTCACCTATGAAAATGATGTTAGGTAAGCTGCGTGGTCCTTTTCTTTTTTCGGCATTTCATAGATCTTTCTTCCAGTGTAAGAAGTAATTCACCTATGTTACAGAGCTGAAAACTACAATACATCAGCTGTTGAGTTTTTGAGACGACTCCCAGGAGTAACAGATTCCAACTACAGGACTATAATGGATGGATGTAAAAGCTTGGCTGAACTTGCACTTCTTCCTATAGAGAAGCTAGCTGAACTAATGGGTGGTCGAAAAGCTGCCCAGACTTTAAGAGATTTCCTCGATGCTAAGTATCCAACCTTGTTGTGACCTATCATTTTAGGTAAAAAAAAGTAGTAGTAAAATCTCCCCATAACTTCATTAACGTATTAGTTACCCTCTTGGTAATTGTTGTTGTAGCCGTGTAATTGCGAGATGCTTATTTGAGTTTCATTAAAACATTAGCTCTCCCTTAAAACATGAAAAGTAATGCATAAATCAtagatataatatattataagttACTTTCAAATGTTAAAATGTTTATAAGAAATTAAATGCAACTCATTTGGCACATAAGTTACAAGTAAAATTTTTTGtaagaagtattttttttccaaaataagtgAAGTTTTCGTTGTTTTTTGTCACAAACAAGTCACGAGTGATTAAAAATTACCAATTTTGATTAGTTTATAGTTAATCAACGATTAAAACATGATATTCCAAGCAAATGTGGTATAAAAGTTATTTGAACCATTAAAACTTTTTAAGAAATCAGGGTATTTAAACCATTGAAACTTTTTAAGAAATCAAGTTATTTAAACCATGAGAATATTACATTaaaagttgggaaaaatatttaatacattaaaaCTAAGCTCaatttctaaaaaagaaaaagtgtggaaaactaataatttatttagGGACCACTTATTTATcagaataaatttaattattttattttattttattttatttcttttatcgattgagtcttaatttgattgACATCGATATTTTTGTCAGTGTAGGAGAATATGAGTTCGAGTGTGTTGAAGCGTATTatctcctatttaagggttatAGGGAGGCTATGAGTAGTTttaagtattgtataaaaaaataaatatggtaAGAACCTATAATTGAGATTAATGTTTAAAAAGGCAATCTAATtatacttaatatttaattttaagttatataCCAAGCTGATTTTATATCGtaaattcaatacttaatttATTAGTTTATCAAACATCACCTAAAAGAATGGGAAAATTACTTAATGCACTAAAGCTTACTTAAAATGTTAAAAGGCACATTTGGTTTGCATGAAAAtgtttatttaatacatattaaaataattagacgTAAAATATGAAGTATTAGATTTCTTTAGACTCCAAAAGGCATTAATTTCCAATTGTTTATAAGCTTTGCTAAAATACTTTTGCTTCattgtattaaaatgaaaatttgatgtcaGTTAAAGAACTTAAATTTGACTCTAATAGAAAATaatcttttaattgaattaaaacattTGTTGGAAAGGTAGCAAGCCTGTGATACTAACAATGGTTAGTAGCATGTGATAGTTTTGACGCTCTTGTGGCATCATACTTTGCTCTAGAATGTCATAGTTCATATGAAGTGATTGAGATGGCCAAACCATTCCTATTTGGATATGAACTATGCAACTCTAGTTTTATATGGTCTATGCTTTCTAGTTTACGGCGTCAAAATGTTGAACTGTAAGAAATTAGAAGACAAGTAATTTGACGATTTCATTATTGTAAAACTTTAATAATGGGTTTGCATGGGTGAAGCTCAAGTGCATGTCATTTCAAGTTTGGCAAACCTAAtaatggtttttctttttcctttttgtctTAACCGGCGACGTGAGGGAGAAAAAGCTTGACATAGTTTTAGTTTGTTATATTGGAATAGTACTTTTTTGGTTCTTGATATCTCTATGGATCACGTTAGTGAGTGATAAGAAGGACCCAAAGGAACTCGTAAAATTGTACGAAAGTCTGAACCCTCAGAACAAACTCGGAAGACTGTCAATAATCACCCGAATGGAATCTGATAACATGCGGATAAAGCCTCCACATCTTATTAGGGCTGTGCACCAAGCTGGGCTTATTGTCACCTGGGTAAGTGATCCCATGCATGGAAACACAATTAAAGATCCATGTGGTCTGAAAACACATCCGTTCGATTCAACCAGGGTAAGAATTCTTAAACTTGCATATTTTAGCAAGCACTTTTCTGGACCATTATGAAGCCGAAATGAGATATGTTTTTGTCCTGCTTTTCATTGCTATTAGGCCGAGTTGAGGGCATTATTCGATGCTCATGAACAAGAAGGAAGCTATCCTGGAGGAGTTCACCTAGAGATGATGGGACAGAACGTAACAGACTGCGTGGGAGGATCAAAGACCGTGACATTTGATGACTTGAACTCTCGGAATCACACACATTGTAACCCTAGGTTAAATGTACCTCAGTCATTAGAGCTAGCCTTTGCTATATCAGAGAGATTGAGGAAGAGAAGGCTGAAGGCTGCTAATGAAATTCTGAATATGAGCAGAGTTAATTAGTAGTTCTGTTAAAGGTTGGTTAGCATACAGCACCAAGAAGACTCAAGGGACTCAAGAGTTAATTAGTAGTTCTGTTAAATATCCTCcctcgaggactcaagggacctgACCATCATCTCTTTGACAGAGCTGATCAATGCTCTCATGCataagagcaaagaagagccagTAGGCTCgaggagcaccaagaaggtgccttCCAAGCCAAAACCAAGCCTGCCTCAAGCTCTTCTATCAACAAAGGCAAGAAGACTTGGAAAGACAAGCCAAAGTCAGATTCTTCAAGAAGATGGGATAGACCATGCAGGCATTGCAAGAGGCCTGGTCATCTAGAGGCCAaatgctggtttaggccagatgtGCAGTGCCAATACTGCAAAAAGATTGGCCATGTTGAAAAGGTTTGTAAAGAGAAGGGAAGACCAAGGCAGAACCAACAGCAACCAAGGGCTGAAGCTCAGGTAGTTGAAGAAGGCAGCTACCATAAGGAGCAAGTCTTTGTAGGCTCTTGCTTAGCTGCTCAAGAGAAGGTCTCAAATGGGTGGCTTATAGACAGTGGTCGCACCAAGCACATGACACCAGATGCTTCCATTTTTAAATCATTGGACAAAGGCTGCAAAATTAAAGTTAAAGttggaaatggtcattttatcaaGGCTGAAGGTAAAAGAGATGTCCTGATTTGGACTCCTACAGGTAACAAACTCATTTCAAATGTTCTTTTGGTACCTGAAATTGATAGAAACCTactcagcatagctcagttgctaGATAAGGGCTATTCAGTTGTGTTCAAAGGCAGTGAGTGCAAAATCAGTGATCTAAGTGGATCCATGCTCATGACAGTGGCCATGAAAAATAAAAGCTTTGTTGTTGACTAGAACAAAGGCCTAGACAGTGCCTATGCTGTTTCTTTGGATGAATCCAAGTTTTGGTATTAAAGACTTGGTCATGCCAACTTCAGGTCCATGGCTCAGTTGGTCAGAAAAGATTTGGCTGAAAATTTCACTGGTTCGGTTGAAAATGATGAAGTCtgtgaagtgtgtcagctagGAAAACAGGCCAGACTACCATTTCCCTCAAACAAGGCCTGGAGAGCATCAAAAAAGTGTCAGCTCGTgtacactgatgtgtgtggccctatgaacACTGAATCACAGAATGGAAGTAAGTATTTCATCctgtttattgatgattattcaagataTTACTGGATTTACTTCTTGAAACACAAATCAGAAGTGTCCTCAGTGTTCTGGAAGCTCAAGACTACTGCTGAGACAGAAACTGGCTACAAGCTTAAGACCCTAAGGTTTGATAATGGGattgagtacacctcagctcaatTTCAAGCTTACTGTGATGAAGCAGGAATCAAACATCAGCTCACCAACACTTACACACCTCAACagaatggtgtaagtgaaagaaagaacaatagtttgatggatatggccagatgtttGATGTTTAAGAAGAATTTGCCCAAAAACTTGTGGGCTGAAGCAGTCAACACAATAGTTTACATTCAAAACAAACTTCTAACCAAGGCTTTGGCTCACAAAACACCTTTTGAGGCTTGGTTCGggttcaagccatcactggctcatttGAAAGTCTTTGGCTGCATATGCTATGTACATGTCCCAACTGTGAAGAGGGATAAATTGGCCAAGAAAGCACATCCTGGAATTCTTGTAGGCTACAACATAGTTAAaagggctataggatcttggaGTATCTTGCAAACAAAGTCATAGTCAGCAGAGATGTTGTGTTTAATGAGAAAGTATGCTGGAATTGGGACAAAAATGAGCCAGAGACTGTTACCAAAGAACTTGTGGTTGATCAGGCTAAGGCTGATAAAAATGGTCTaaaaatggacattgatgatgaaccagttagGGGTACTAGACCATTGGCTGAAATTTATGAGAGAGCACAAGTAGCTACAGTTGAACCAAGCAGTTTTGAAGAGCTTGAGGCACATCAAGGCTAGAAACAAGCTATGGCTGATGAGATTgccatgattgagaagaaccaaaCATGGGAGTTAGTTGCAAGACCAGCCAACATGAAGGTCATTGGggtaaaatgggtctatcgagccaAGCATAATGCTGATGGGAGCTTAAACAAACTCAAAGCAAGGCTAGTTGTGAAGGGGTTTAGCCAGAAGTATGGTCTAGACTACCTAGAGACATTTGCACTAGTGGCCAAGCTAGACACCATCAGATTACtggttgccttagcagcacagatGCATTGGAAGATCTATCAGCTCGATGTGAAGTCTACTTTTCTCAATGGTTTTCTAAAAAAAGAGATATATATTGAGCAACCTCAAGGTTTTGAAGTAGCTGATAAAGAACACATTGGTGTATAGGCTGAAGAAAGCCTTATATAGCCTAAAATAAGCACCTAGAGCTTGGTACAGCTGAATTGATGGTTACCTAGCTAGCATTGGATTTGAGAGGAGTATCAGTGAGCCTACTTTGTATGTTAAGAAAGAGAGAGATGAAACTCAGCTTATAGTGTccctatatgttgatgatttactAATGATAAGAGGAGATCAAACAATGCCGGCAGATTTCAAGGCTAAAATGGAATTGaagtttgaaatgtctgatctgggaaaaaattcatattttcttGGCATGGAGGTGTCACAAACTCAAGAGGGACTCTTTCTAAGCCAGAAAGCATTTGCTATGAAGATCTTGAACAAGTTCTCAATGCAGAATTGCAAAGCAACAAGTACACCAGTTGTTGTTAGAGAGAAATTAACAAGTCAAAGCAATTCTGACAAGGTTCGTGAGACAACCTATAGAAGTCTAGTTGGATGTTTGCTGTATTTAACTGCCACCAGACCAAATATTATGTTTGCTGTGAGTTTGCTCTCAAGGTTTATGCATTGTTGTAATGAGGACCATTTTCGAGCAGCAAAAAGAGTGCTCAGGTACATCAAAGGTACCCTGAGTTATGGAATGCTATATAGCAAGACTGAAAAGCTAAGATTAGTTGGATatactgatagtgactgggctagTTCAAAAGATGACATGAAGAGTACTTCAGGGTATGCCTTCACCTTTGGTTCGGCCATCTTCTGTTGGAGTTCGAAGAAACAAAGTGTGGTTGTTCAGTCAACTGCTGAAGCTAAATATGTAGCAGCTGCTGAGGCTGTGAACCAAACCATATGGCTAAGGAAGATCTTAGCTGACTTGAATCTACATCAAGAGGGAGCAACATAGATCTATTGTGGCAAccaatctgctgttgcaattgcaaagaatccggTTTTTCATGGTAGGACAAAACATTTCAGCATTAAGCTTCATGTTGTGAGAGAAATGGAGCAAGCACATGAGGTGAAACTGATTCATTACAGTTCAGAGGAGCAACTtgctgatatttttacaaaagcCCTTAGTGTGAGTCGATTCCTTCACTTGAGAGCTGAAATGGGAGTATGCAACATgctaaccaaggaggagtgttgaaggtTGGTTAGCATGCAACACCAAGGAGCTGGCTAAGCGCACCGAGCCATGCAAGACAGTAGAACCAAGTGAAGCTGCTGTCATTTAGttctttttgattcattttgttgGTGTAATGTGATCTTGTTTGTTTTGAACTATGTTAGTTTGATGACTGATGTAATTAGGTAGTGATTGAGTTGAAAATCAGCTTTGTTTTGTTGTACAAGTTAATTTACCAAGTTTCAATGAGTTATAGTGGTGTTAGGTGATAGTTTAGGTAAAATTTGCTTGTAGCGTTTGACTTATgcttgatatatgtaatggcattATGCCAATATTGAATGTATGAATAAAATTCATCAGAATTCTTCCATATACactctctatttttctttctttgctttATTTTTGTTCAAATTGTTGCTTGTTTCTTCTGCAAGTCACGAGTCTTGCTGCTAAAGATTCTGCTAAACTTGTGTGTTCCTTCCTCTCAACACCAACAAGTTCTATAGCATAAGCCAGTCAACTGCTCAACCTTCATTCTATTGAGATTATGCATATTAAGCTTTTTTGTTTTAATCAAGGTCTTGTGTATGCAAACGGGTGTTTTAAGTACTATCATAAATAACCTTTCCCCCAGAAGGAGCTCTGTAACTTCTCTCCTAGTTTGATACTCTTATCAATTAGTCTGTGATTGTGATTTTTGAAATGTGGGTTTGGTGATGCTGGTTTTCATTCAAAGTACAATCTAAATTAATACCTGTGTTGCTTGGACTCGGGTATGGTGCTGGATTGCTTGGACTTAGGTACAGTGCATGTCTACTTGTTTTGCTTAAATTCAAGACTTGGAAAGAAGGATACAAGGGggaaaccaaaataaatttatttttatgataaaaaattttaatattttatatttttataatttttagaaaattaaattaaaattttattatttttaggggtgaaatgtaattttattattactaatttaaaattttaaaaattataaaaaaaatctaaataaaaaagttttctttttaagAAGGTGGAGCACTGCTAGCCTTCTTGCTTGGTCACTGATGTGAGAATTCATGTTTGGTTATGCAAGGATTAATTATTATCCAACAtatattaattgataatttgGATTAGATTTGTATACTGAACTAAAAATATTCTTGGACTTCCAAACTCAATACTAATGAAGGGCccatgtttttcttcttctttaatttttattccaTTTGAACATTCAgcaactttttttttccttggTTATTCAAGAATTTCATCTATAATTTTTTCTTCTCCTTATCTGTTTCGTGTCGACAGATCCCATTTTAGCAACTGGTTGCAACCAGATAAATACAGTGGTAAATTGTAGCTGTTGGAAAAGGACGTAGGGGGTTCCAAACTTGAACCTCTCCACCCCCACTGAGCGACTTAGGGTTGGAAAAATGAGCCAAGATTGTGATGTCTTAACCACCATATATGCTCAATGTGGATTCTAATAAGTTTGcattatttaagttattgagagtaaaataatataaatggagCACCTTATTAACAGGGGATTTGTGGCGCAATGCTAGCTCGTCTGACTCCAGATCAGAAGGTTGCGTGTTTGGTTCACGTCAAGTTCAATCCCCCGATCCTTCCCTACCTAAatccattttcttttttggtccGTAAATCTGCCTCTTTTTACATGTTCAAATGGCTCGATCCAGGTTCCATTCAGGAACAAGAAACTAGAAGCTCAAAGCATTTCCACAGTTACTTTAGACAAAGAAAAAGTGGTAAGTCCTCAAATTTACAGCTTTTTTTACAAgttcaagttaaaaaaaatgaaaaagaacccATTTAAGATATCATCTTTGCCAATcggaaaacaaacaaaaatgggTTATCTTCAACAATATTCCGTCGACGAGCACGAGCGGAGGAAAATCGATCAAACACAAGAAGGAACAGTGGTGCAAATATGTAAAGCATGGCAGGTGCAGCACAACCGATCACACAAACCACTATACCAAGCCATAGGTTCTTAGACAACACAACAAACAAGCCAGTAACAAATGCTAATGCCATTGCCACAAGTGCGATCCATGTCAACCCGATAGCAAAAGGGAGTGAGTCCATAAACGACTCGCTACTGCGGCGTGATGATGACCAGAAAACCATAACTGCAGCAGTCATGGAcgaagtcatggcaatggtatcAGTGATGACAAATGCTTTGAAAGCTGATTTCTTAATCAATATTGCCATACCCTCATCTGGACCATCACTGATAAACCCTCCAGGAATAGTGAATGCAGCAGTGAATGTGAATGTAGCTATTAGTGTTGCCATCACTGAGATTATTTGAGCCATTTCTCTGCTTTTCTTACCCCCTCTTTCCCCTACTTTTTCTACTTCATCATAACTGAATTGTACATTATCAACAACATCTTTGGGATTAACAGCCCTCTTTGCATAAGATCTCTTTAGTGCCTTCAATGTCAAGTGCTGCAGTACGAGGAATGAGCATAAGTATAATCTAGTATGCGTAACATGTAACAATAGGATTAGATTTATGTTTACCTTTTGTAGTTCCATTCCATGGTCATCCGACGATTGCACGACAGCTAGAGCAGTCTCATTCGATTTATTGATTGCCCTAATATCAACCTTTGAATTCCTTGTTAGAATGTAAACAATGCTGCTGTGGAAATTCTTGGCTGCAAGGTGCAATGGAGTATTTCCATTCATATCAGCAGCGTTAACCAAGTCTTCCATTTCAGGCAACTTCAATATAAATGAGACAGCATCAATGTTTCCATTTTTGGCTGCAAAGTGGAGGATATTTTGTTGCTCATTATCCATTAACTCGATTGTGTCCGGGCATGGATCCAGCAATATCTTTAACAAGTTTACTTGGCCATTCTCAGCAGCCAAATGGAGAGGTATTTGTTGATTGTCATCACCTTGATATGCAGCTGAAATATCCCATTCAAGCAATAACTTGATTATCTCATATTCACCCAAGGCTGCAGCATAATGAAGGGGTGTCCTCTGCTTTTCATCTTGCATTTTTATGAGTTTTGGTTTCCTGATGTGTATTTTCCGCATGATATCTGTTTTCATACCATAGGAATTAAATATGAACAAAAAAAGCATGCTATATAATAATCAAGACTGTTAGGAATCAAAGCCTTACGTAAATCACGTCTTATGACAGCACAATGCAAAGGGGTTTGGCCGTTGGGTCCTCTGTACTCGAGAGTGGACCGATTTAAACCGATGATTGCCTCGGCGGTGACTGCTAACTTGAGATCAATAGCAATAGACAACGGAGATTCCCCGGAATGATTAACCAACAGCAACGATTCTCGGTCTTTATCTGCCAATCTCCAGACCACCAGATAATGATCATTTCTCACAGCACAATGTAAGGGTGTGTTACCATAATTATCTCTGACTCTCGCAATGTAAACACCATTTGAGCCAGAGTCTCTGAATAGTAGAACGATTCGCCAATGTCCACCCCTGGCTGCAACATGAACGGGGGTCTCACCTTTGAGGTTACTCTTGAGAACAAGGCTAGGTTGCCTCTTCATTATCTCTTGTACCAAATTCTCATGCCCGAATCTTGCAGCCATGTGAAGAGCGGTGTTCCCTTGAGGCGTTGTTCCACTTAGGATACTGCCTTCCGCATCGGAAAGTTGCTTGATTACGTTAATATCACCTGATCTAGCAGCCTTGAGCAACCGTTGATCCATGGGAGCCTTCTTGATTCTGCAAAAGAGTGATGTTTTGGTGTATTTCTGGTCTTCACATACAAGAGAAGTTTTATAATGGGAAAGTGTTGTTAGCTTGTTACTGATATTTTCCACAAAGAATCTGATTAAAGCTATTAATAATCTTGAGCAAAAGAGAGTGGATTTCTGCAAGATTGAAAATGACAGACGACTAAACCATGCCCCTCAAAAACAAAGAGAAATGGTGTCACTCCAATTAAAGACCCTTTTTCCAACGGCTGTCATTAACTCATCACTCACCAATTATTGACGTAGTCTTATACTTCCTACTTGTACGAAGCATTGTTGATACAATTGAGTACATAATGTTAAAAATTGTGGATAAAGATAAGGTTTAATTACCTTTAAGTTGTGTCATCAGCTTTTCTCCAcaatattttctttactttatgaACGCCGCCGTTAAATAATAGCAACCCATTATCTTTTGCTGCAGTGAATGAATGATTGATGCatcaagaaaaaggaaaattaattgGAAAGCATTGATGATCCATGACTTGACTAAATAAGCATGGAACTTGTTTTCGTCCCCTGCTTTTTTGTTAACTAAGAAATCTACAAATTCATTGCCAAATTACTCATCTCTCCCACACTTTTTTTGATTCTGCAATGAGATGTTAAGCccaattttaatcttttttctcCTCAATCTACGTCTTTTTGGCATGAAGTCGTGTGTTTGTTTACCACACATTCACTTGATATTATAGACATGGTCCTATGAGGATCATATCACGtcatattttgatttaaaaaaatatttattgcgACGAAaaagtatgttaaatttattattttactta contains:
- the LOC107920752 gene encoding protein ACCELERATED CELL DEATH 6, which encodes MDQRLLKAARSGDINVIKQLSDAEGSILSGTTPQGNTALHMAARFGHENLVQEIMKRQPSLVLKSNLKGETPVHVAARGGHWRIVLLFRDSGSNGVYIARVRDNYGNTPLHCAVRNDHYLVVWRLADKDRESLLLVNHSGESPLSIAIDLKLAVTAEAIIGLNRSTLEYRGPNGQTPLHCAVIRRDLHIMRKIHIRKPKLIKMQDEKQRTPLHYAAALGEYEIIKLLLEWDISAAYQGDDNQQIPLHLAAENGQVNLLKILLDPCPDTIELMDNEQQNILHFAAKNGNIDAVSFILKLPEMEDLVNAADMNGNTPLHLAAKNFHSSIVYILTRNSKVDIRAINKSNETALAVVQSSDDHGMELQKHLTLKALKRSYAKRAVNPKDVVDNVQFSYDEVEKVGERGGKKSREMAQIISVMATLIATFTFTAAFTIPGGFISDGPDEGMAILIKKSAFKAFVITDTIAMTSSMTAAVMVFWSSSRRSSESFMDSLPFAIGLTWIALVAMALAFVTGLFVVLSKNLWLGIVVCVIGCAAPAMLYIFAPLFLLVFDRFSSARARRRNIVEDNPFLFVFRLAKMIS